One genomic window of Methanosalsum zhilinae DSM 4017 includes the following:
- the cca gene encoding CCA tRNA nucleotidyltransferase produces the protein MQKSSLERLQDIKEEVLSKIKPTGSEKAKLKKITDHLISKVNKAIEKQGISGLSVQLVGSASRNTWISGTHDLDIFIIFPEETERIELERAGLSIAREVAKEAERFEERYAEHPYINMNIEEFDVDLVPCFGVTDASCIKSSVDRTPFHNEFVKKHINGLADEVRLLKQFMRGTGVYGSELKTQGFSGYLTELLIIHFGSFENVIFSAVDWKPGLKIKFDSDPLSDSFKGRKDPLIVIDPTDPDRNVAAAVSINKFCEFVDAAREFLTDPSERYFFPEDIVTLTDKDLKDRMRSRGTDLIVICFKKPDEVEDVIYPQLYKMEKSVSDLLEQYQFRVMRSFSWAGENEKEAKAIVYFELISSRLPQIKKHIGPPVWLRDHAEKFKLKYKHMDDVFSFYIEDGKYVCDIPRKYTSATSLLKSRLNTCSLGKHISASVNEGFQILENKEICAIKYCDFRKLFNRYI, from the coding sequence ATGCAGAAGAGTAGTTTAGAAAGACTTCAGGATATCAAAGAAGAGGTACTTTCGAAAATAAAGCCTACAGGTTCGGAAAAGGCTAAATTGAAAAAAATCACCGATCATTTGATTTCAAAAGTAAATAAGGCTATAGAGAAACAGGGAATAAGTGGTCTGTCTGTACAGCTTGTAGGTTCTGCTTCAAGGAATACATGGATCTCAGGCACACATGATCTGGACATATTTATAATTTTTCCTGAAGAAACTGAGCGTATTGAACTTGAAAGAGCCGGATTATCTATTGCAAGAGAGGTTGCAAAAGAAGCAGAACGATTCGAAGAACGTTATGCAGAACATCCATATATCAACATGAATATTGAAGAGTTTGATGTGGACCTTGTACCGTGTTTTGGTGTAACTGATGCCTCATGCATCAAATCATCTGTTGACAGAACCCCATTCCACAACGAATTTGTAAAAAAACACATCAATGGACTGGCAGATGAAGTACGCCTCTTAAAGCAATTTATGCGCGGAACCGGTGTTTATGGTTCTGAACTTAAAACACAGGGATTTTCAGGATACCTTACAGAACTTCTGATAATTCATTTTGGCTCATTTGAAAATGTTATTTTCTCGGCAGTGGATTGGAAACCCGGTCTGAAAATCAAATTTGATTCAGATCCTCTATCAGATTCATTCAAAGGGCGAAAGGATCCCCTGATTGTTATCGACCCTACTGACCCTGATAGAAATGTTGCGGCTGCAGTTTCAATCAATAAATTCTGTGAATTTGTAGACGCTGCCCGGGAGTTTCTTACAGACCCTTCAGAAAGGTATTTTTTTCCTGAAGATATCGTTACTCTTACAGATAAGGATCTCAAAGACAGAATGAGATCAAGGGGCACTGATCTTATTGTAATCTGTTTTAAAAAGCCTGATGAAGTTGAAGATGTTATCTATCCACAGCTATACAAAATGGAAAAGTCAGTTTCTGATTTGCTGGAACAATACCAGTTCAGGGTTATGAGATCATTTTCATGGGCAGGGGAAAATGAAAAAGAAGCAAAGGCCATCGTTTATTTTGAACTGATCTCATCCCGGCTACCTCAGATTAAAAAACATATTGGTCCGCCTGTATGGCTTCGAGATCATGCGGAAAAATTCAAGCTAAAATACAAACATATGGATGATGTATTTTCATTCTATATTGAGGATGGGAAATATGTATGTGACATACCCCGAAAATATACTTCCGCAACCTCACTTCTAAAATCAAGGCTTAATACCTGCTCACTGGGGAAACATATTTCTGCAAGTGTTAATGAAGGCTTTCAGATACTCGAAAACAAAGAAATATGTGCAATAAAATATTGCGATTTTAGAAAACTTTTCAACAGGTATATCTAG
- a CDS encoding DNA-3-methyladenine glycosylase family protein, whose product MSDFFWKDFNLDHTLGCGQVFRWDKKDDVWTGVAEGEIIHAIQQKDGSVLIDSHLPAEFFINYFRIDDDLCHILQKINKDPCINKAINDFYGLRLIRQDPWECLISYMLATASSIPTIKKRISNLCSMFGNEITDGYFSFPEPSDIANACISDLQECKLGFRTQRIKNAAEIVNRGNIDLESLQKMEYYDARKKLMSIEGVGEKVADCVLLFSMDKLESFPVDTHIKKIVEYMYCDNTLLQNGKNYHKIGEWGREYFGNYCGYAQEYLYMLKRSGNYQSRYTC is encoded by the coding sequence ATGAGTGATTTTTTCTGGAAAGATTTTAATCTTGATCATACTCTGGGATGTGGACAGGTTTTCAGATGGGATAAAAAAGACGATGTATGGACAGGTGTTGCAGAAGGTGAAATTATTCATGCAATACAGCAAAAAGATGGTAGTGTCTTGATAGACTCACATCTTCCTGCAGAATTCTTTATTAATTATTTCAGAATTGATGATGATCTCTGTCATATCCTTCAAAAAATCAATAAAGATCCGTGCATAAACAAAGCAATAAACGATTTTTATGGATTGCGTCTTATAAGACAGGATCCATGGGAATGTCTCATATCATATATGCTTGCCACCGCTTCCAGCATACCTACAATTAAAAAAAGGATTTCAAATCTTTGCAGTATGTTTGGAAATGAAATCACAGATGGATATTTCAGTTTTCCGGAACCATCAGACATTGCAAATGCCTGTATATCCGATCTTCAGGAATGCAAGTTAGGATTTCGTACACAGAGAATAAAGAATGCTGCAGAGATTGTAAACCGTGGAAATATAGATCTTGAATCCCTGCAGAAAATGGAGTATTATGATGCAAGAAAAAAATTGATGTCAATTGAAGGAGTAGGAGAAAAAGTCGCTGACTGCGTCCTGCTGTTCTCAATGGATAAGCTTGAATCGTTCCCTGTTGATACTCATATTAAAAAAATAGTCGAATATATGTATTGTGATAACACACTTTTGCAAAATGGAAAAAACTACCACAAAATTGGGGAGTGGGGCAGAGAATATTTTGGAAACTATTGTGGTTATGCACAGGAATACCTGTACATGCTAAAAAGATCTGGCAATTATCAATCTAGATATACCTGTTGA
- a CDS encoding ADP-dependent glucokinase/phosphofructokinase, with product MRILCAYNVNIDSVYRINGNEISTLIRSMNLDEKEILKKVDDPPGLICSISDFFSGLIGCMQKGEGAEWIVYKDPVFEFLKSTFFDRSSIRMGGNAGIMANVLSELGADEVIPNVVAPSKTQLSLFSRKSMIIPKEMFRKEVEDKIDSAPNKQINDHRELIHFVFDFDRGDRLSIAGNEIRVPRENRFIATYDTENIKLEIDSGFELYAMRHIHEINGGVVSGFHLLMETYPDSTTYSDRLEKVIMQIRSWKKLNPKLKIHAECGDFSSEEIAYNVFSSLSGSVDSIGMNEDELSMIAEIYEIPSKKIKEMDCKAILEVTVKIMLLTGHKKIIIHTRDFIISVFKNNCSSPEVEIESMNFGIKAAATFAATGKLEGRRFIESTVSNLKESSYGIDQMKKIAENISGTIYGRGLYAVKDDCTVCIIPSILTEKPVSTVGLGDTVSAATFLRYLELW from the coding sequence ATGAGAATATTATGTGCCTATAATGTCAATATTGATTCAGTATACAGAATAAATGGTAATGAAATATCTACTCTCATCAGATCCATGAATTTGGATGAAAAAGAAATTCTGAAAAAAGTAGATGATCCTCCTGGATTGATCTGTTCTATATCTGATTTTTTTTCCGGCCTCATTGGATGTATGCAGAAAGGAGAAGGTGCAGAATGGATTGTGTATAAAGATCCTGTTTTTGAATTTTTAAAATCTACCTTTTTTGATAGATCTTCTATTAGAATGGGAGGAAATGCGGGTATTATGGCAAATGTACTTTCAGAACTGGGAGCTGATGAGGTGATTCCAAATGTTGTCGCCCCCTCAAAAACACAGCTATCACTTTTCTCCAGAAAATCTATGATCATACCAAAAGAAATGTTCAGAAAAGAGGTAGAAGATAAAATAGATTCTGCACCGAACAAGCAAATAAATGATCATAGGGAGCTTATACATTTTGTATTTGATTTTGATAGAGGAGATAGACTGTCCATTGCCGGAAATGAGATAAGAGTTCCACGGGAAAACCGGTTTATTGCAACCTATGATACAGAAAATATAAAGCTTGAGATTGATAGTGGTTTTGAACTCTACGCTATGCGCCATATACATGAAATAAACGGAGGAGTGGTTTCTGGATTTCATTTGCTGATGGAAACATATCCAGACAGTACAACATACTCTGACAGGCTTGAAAAGGTGATAATGCAGATCAGATCGTGGAAGAAGCTGAATCCTAAATTAAAGATCCATGCCGAATGTGGGGATTTTTCCAGTGAGGAAATCGCTTATAATGTATTCTCATCTCTTTCAGGTTCAGTAGACAGTATTGGGATGAATGAAGACGAGCTATCAATGATTGCAGAAATTTACGAAATTCCCTCTAAAAAGATCAAAGAAATGGATTGTAAGGCCATACTTGAAGTTACCGTTAAGATAATGTTGCTTACCGGACATAAAAAGATAATTATCCATACAAGAGATTTCATTATATCTGTTTTCAAAAATAATTGTTCCAGCCCGGAAGTGGAAATTGAATCGATGAATTTTGGAATAAAAGCAGCAGCTACTTTTGCAGCTACCGGGAAGCTTGAAGGTCGAAGATTTATTGAAAGCACAGTGTCCAACCTGAAAGAAAGCAGTTATGGAATAGATCAAATGAAAAAAATAGCAGAAAATATTTCAGGCACAATCTATGGCAGGGGATTGTACGCAGTTAAAGATGACTGCACAGTATGTATAATTCCATCTATCCTCACTGAGAAACCTGTATCCACCGTCGGCCTGGGAGATACTGTATCCGCTGCAACTTTTTTAAGATACCTGGAATTATGGTGA
- the pfkC gene encoding ADP-specific phosphofructokinase, translating into MDISEWEQQHNDTYFEMKDDLKKVRGVFVAYNCNIDAIRHIDENDINKLLELVDEKKVKSRLMEYPRQIDSPEDFVARLIISMRDGKAAEVPTYTLDIHEWLSENLGSDVSRMGGQAGIISNLLANMEIKNIIAYVPWLAKEQAEYFVDKENMLHPVIVDGKLELVHPKNAYSSDNEPKVNWIIEFSKDIDFEFSGEKIRVPRDNRLIVSSRPPWIRIDMDQEIYEHLQEVYRGIDGAILAGYQMIKETDEDGNTYDHYVEKSVKLIKKLKEVNPSIRIHVEFTSIQNRLIRRVILKQIVQEHVHSLGLDTVEVANALNVLGYEELAYAVIKKDERAIDALYEGSVILLHELKLERVHVHSLGYYICVISKNSPATPEDHKKSLLFSSTVAAARALVGDISKLDDCDAGLDVPVWEQGYNKFETLESHLIQRGIGTLKDLEDGCVCTPTHDVIIIPTKVVEKPAATVGIGDTISAAAFVSMLSRIQKNNLAKVRV; encoded by the coding sequence ATGGATATTTCAGAGTGGGAGCAACAACATAATGATACGTATTTTGAAATGAAAGATGACCTCAAAAAAGTTAGAGGGGTTTTTGTTGCATACAATTGCAATATTGATGCAATCCGTCATATCGATGAAAATGACATAAATAAATTGTTAGAGCTGGTTGATGAAAAAAAGGTAAAAAGCAGATTGATGGAATACCCCCGCCAGATTGATAGTCCAGAAGATTTTGTTGCACGTCTTATTATTTCAATGCGTGACGGAAAAGCTGCAGAAGTGCCTACCTATACACTTGATATTCACGAATGGCTGAGTGAAAATCTCGGATCCGACGTATCCAGAATGGGAGGGCAAGCAGGTATTATATCAAATCTTCTGGCAAATATGGAAATAAAAAATATTATCGCCTATGTACCATGGTTAGCCAAAGAACAGGCAGAATATTTTGTTGATAAAGAAAATATGCTGCATCCAGTAATCGTAGATGGAAAACTTGAGCTCGTACACCCAAAAAATGCCTACAGTTCAGATAATGAACCAAAAGTAAACTGGATTATCGAATTTTCAAAAGATATTGATTTTGAATTTAGTGGAGAAAAGATCAGGGTTCCTAGAGATAACCGGCTTATTGTTTCTTCAAGACCTCCCTGGATCAGGATAGATATGGACCAGGAGATATATGAGCATCTTCAAGAAGTCTACAGAGGTATCGATGGTGCCATACTGGCAGGCTATCAGATGATAAAAGAAACAGATGAAGATGGGAATACCTATGATCATTATGTGGAAAAATCCGTCAAGTTGATTAAAAAGCTAAAAGAAGTTAATCCTTCAATAAGAATTCACGTTGAGTTTACCTCCATACAGAACAGACTTATCCGCAGGGTGATACTAAAACAGATAGTGCAGGAACATGTACATTCCCTGGGCCTTGATACCGTAGAGGTTGCAAATGCACTCAATGTTCTTGGATATGAAGAGCTTGCATATGCGGTAATCAAGAAGGATGAAAGAGCTATAGATGCTCTTTATGAAGGTTCTGTTATTCTGCTCCATGAACTGAAACTTGAAAGAGTTCATGTACATTCTCTTGGCTATTACATATGTGTTATTTCAAAAAACAGCCCGGCAACTCCTGAAGATCATAAAAAATCTTTACTTTTTTCATCAACAGTAGCTGCTGCCAGGGCCCTTGTAGGTGATATCAGCAAGCTGGATGATTGCGATGCTGGTTTAGATGTTCCTGTATGGGAACAGGGCTACAATAAATTTGAAACGCTTGAAAGTCACCTGATACAGAGAGGAATCGGTACTCTTAAAGATCTTGAAGATGGGTGTGTATGCACTCCAACCCATGATGTGATAATCATCCCAACAAAGGTTGTGGAAAAGCCTGCTGCTACAGTGGGAATTGGTGATACGATCTCTGCAGCTGCCTTTGTCAGTATGTTATCCAGAATACAAAAAAATAACTTGGCCAAAGTACGGGTTTGA
- the argJ gene encoding bifunctional ornithine acetyltransferase/N-acetylglutamate synthase codes for MKIIDGGICAVKGVRAAGIKQGKMGIAVIDGEGNAAGVFTKNKIIAAPLVITRNNIYKTQRIGAVIVNSGNANAFTGQQGMADAKEMASILHHYLKYPEENIAVSSTGVIGRKLNIEWIRDHVGEVVRSLDRSAEASRNAAETIMTTDTFHKEIAVEMDCGVRIGGIAKGSGMIEPNMGTMLAFIYTDADIASNTLDICLKKAVDRSFNMVVVDGDTSTNDMALLISTGLSSIEPEIDDFQEGLDFVLTSLAKMIAKDGEGATKLIEAHIQGASSLEDAKLASKAIVRSMLVKSAIFGEDPNWGRVVSAIGYSGCDVAEDKLSLSFSNEAGSIDIVRNGNIIGMEENNLDMLRSIMSQDNIIINADLNIGTGEATAWGCDLSYDYVKINAEYTT; via the coding sequence ATGAAAATCATAGATGGAGGAATCTGTGCAGTAAAAGGTGTCAGAGCTGCAGGAATCAAACAGGGAAAAATGGGAATTGCTGTGATCGATGGTGAAGGAAATGCAGCCGGTGTTTTTACAAAGAATAAGATCATTGCTGCACCTCTTGTAATTACAAGAAATAATATATATAAAACCCAGAGAATTGGTGCTGTCATTGTAAATAGTGGTAATGCTAATGCATTTACCGGGCAGCAGGGAATGGCAGATGCAAAAGAAATGGCCAGTATCCTGCACCATTATCTAAAATATCCGGAAGAAAACATTGCAGTATCTTCTACAGGAGTTATTGGCAGAAAGCTAAACATTGAGTGGATAAGAGATCATGTAGGTGAGGTAGTAAGATCACTGGATAGGTCTGCAGAGGCAAGCAGGAATGCAGCAGAGACAATAATGACCACTGATACTTTCCACAAAGAGATAGCTGTTGAGATGGATTGTGGAGTTCGTATAGGAGGAATTGCAAAAGGATCAGGTATGATAGAGCCAAATATGGGCACAATGCTTGCATTCATTTATACTGATGCAGATATAGCTTCCAATACCCTTGATATTTGCCTGAAAAAAGCTGTAGATCGCAGTTTTAATATGGTTGTTGTTGATGGGGATACCAGTACCAATGACATGGCACTACTGATCAGCACAGGCCTTTCTTCAATAGAGCCTGAAATTGATGATTTTCAGGAAGGGCTTGATTTTGTATTAACCTCACTTGCGAAAATGATTGCAAAAGATGGAGAAGGTGCAACCAAACTCATAGAAGCACATATTCAGGGAGCATCATCCCTGGAAGATGCAAAACTGGCATCCAAAGCTATAGTAAGATCAATGCTTGTAAAGTCTGCAATATTTGGAGAGGATCCAAACTGGGGAAGAGTGGTATCTGCAATCGGATACTCTGGATGTGATGTTGCAGAGGACAAACTCTCACTTTCTTTTTCAAATGAAGCAGGAAGCATTGATATCGTCAGAAATGGAAATATCATTGGTATGGAAGAGAACAACCTTGACATGTTAAGATCAATAATGTCCCAGGATAATATAATTATAAATGCAGATCTTAATATTGGAACAGGAGAAGCAACTGCATGGGGATGCGACCTTTCCTATGATTATGTAAAAATCAATGCAGAATATACAACATAA
- a CDS encoding CBS domain-containing protein, with translation MKVKDVMNSNVIYCKPDDRISDVAQLLRKNEISGMPVVESEKLIGLISELDLLQLLEIPKHGTYWLPSPFEVIEIPIRELISWEEAKRMLTNIGTKPVKEIMRTKIYTVSPEDSIEEASTIMIKNKINRLPVVSEGKLVGIVTRGDIIKGLADV, from the coding sequence ATGAAAGTAAAAGATGTAATGAACTCAAATGTTATTTATTGTAAACCAGATGATAGAATCAGTGACGTTGCTCAACTGTTGCGGAAAAACGAAATCAGTGGGATGCCGGTTGTGGAAAGTGAAAAACTGATTGGTTTAATTTCAGAACTGGATCTATTGCAGTTGCTTGAAATCCCTAAACATGGTACTTACTGGCTTCCAAGCCCCTTTGAAGTTATTGAGATACCCATACGAGAACTGATAAGCTGGGAAGAAGCAAAACGTATGCTAACCAACATTGGAACAAAGCCTGTAAAAGAGATCATGAGAACTAAAATATATACAGTTTCTCCTGAAGATTCAATAGAAGAGGCATCCACGATTATGATAAAGAATAAAATTAATAGATTACCAGTTGTTTCAGAAGGTAAACTCGTAGGCATTGTTACAAGAGGAGATATCATAAAGGGCCTTGCAGATGTCTAA
- the argC gene encoding N-acetyl-gamma-glutamyl-phosphate reductase, with translation MLDAGIIGGSGYTGGELIRLLYNHPDVNVKVATSRSFSDRKVSDVHKHLKGFTDICFQNLTPQKVKSECDVIFVAVPHGASMNVIPEIVDENTRVIDLSADYRLDTRVFESVYGMVHKDPRKAPYGLVELHPEVADENFVANPGCYPTGAILSAAPLASNKLIETAIFDSKSGITGAGISPSKTSHYPNLAENIVAYKLTTHRHKAEIVQELERLDHNINNISFTPHVIPSIRGILTTSHLFLKEDMEYDEVMSIYQQFYKNNKFIRMVEGVPSLGGVRGSNFCDIGFEMDSENRRLVVISAIDNLVKGASGQAIQNMNLMCGFEETTGLWVSGISP, from the coding sequence ATGTTAGATGCAGGAATTATCGGTGGGTCAGGATATACCGGTGGAGAACTTATCCGTCTTTTATACAATCATCCGGATGTAAATGTCAAAGTTGCTACATCAAGATCGTTTAGTGATCGAAAGGTATCAGATGTTCATAAGCATCTAAAGGGGTTTACAGACATCTGTTTTCAAAATCTTACACCTCAAAAGGTAAAAAGTGAATGTGATGTCATTTTTGTTGCTGTACCCCACGGAGCATCAATGAATGTTATACCAGAGATTGTGGATGAAAATACAAGGGTAATTGATCTGAGTGCAGATTATCGCCTGGACACCAGAGTATTTGAAAGTGTTTATGGAATGGTACATAAAGATCCCAGAAAAGCACCTTATGGTCTTGTAGAATTACATCCTGAGGTTGCAGATGAGAACTTTGTTGCAAATCCTGGATGTTATCCAACCGGAGCAATATTGTCTGCAGCACCACTTGCATCCAATAAACTTATTGAAACTGCAATATTTGATTCAAAGTCGGGAATTACCGGTGCAGGGATTTCTCCATCAAAGACTTCACATTATCCAAACCTGGCGGAAAACATCGTTGCTTATAAATTAACAACTCACAGACATAAAGCAGAGATTGTTCAGGAATTGGAAAGACTGGATCATAATATCAACAATATCAGTTTTACACCCCATGTTATACCTTCAATCAGGGGGATACTGACCACATCTCATCTATTCCTTAAAGAAGATATGGAATATGATGAAGTTATGTCAATCTATCAACAATTTTATAAAAATAATAAATTTATACGCATGGTAGAAGGTGTGCCTTCACTTGGAGGAGTAAGAGGATCAAACTTCTGTGATATTGGATTTGAAATGGACAGTGAAAACAGGCGTCTGGTAGTAATATCAGCAATTGACAATCTTGTAAAAGGTGCTTCAGGACAGGCAATACAGAATATGAACCTTATGTGCGGATTTGAAGAAACCACCGGTTTGTGGGTATCCGGGATTTCTCCATAA
- the metX gene encoding homoserine O-acetyltransferase MetX gives MKKGSLGIVETKYYHLEEELKLESGRKISDVTIAYEAYGTLNRDKNNVILVCHALTGDAHAAGWHKGDNKPGWWDILIGPGKCLDTDKYFIVCSNVIGGCRGSTGPSSIDPETGKPYGLSFPVITIKDMVNAQKKLLDHLGISSIYAVIGGSMGGLQVLQWSVSYPDYINKAIALAASAYSSPQQIAFNEVARIAIISDPEWNKGNYYYSRQPSHGLALARMIGHITYLSDESMREKFGRELQDRDRYNYDLSMDFQVESYLHYKGRSFTERFDANSYLYITKAVDYFDLTENGSLIDGLKDIKAKCLIIAVTSDWLYPPYQSKDIVMALNANNVDVTYREIESNYGHDAFLLEAGQLNYVIGGFLNNITVSDIMKLDVVTVQEDISIEDAAQIMFDNGITHLPVVSDDEQIRGIITSWDISKAVALKFTTLDRILTKNVITSRPDEGIEKCARKMQNNNISALPVIDENRKVIGIIGSDEINKMIGNHRCT, from the coding sequence ATGAAAAAAGGATCATTAGGAATTGTGGAAACAAAATACTACCATCTTGAGGAAGAACTGAAGCTTGAGAGCGGTAGAAAGATCTCCGATGTAACCATAGCATATGAGGCTTATGGCACCCTTAACAGGGATAAAAATAATGTTATTCTTGTCTGTCATGCACTTACCGGTGATGCCCACGCAGCAGGGTGGCATAAAGGTGATAATAAACCGGGATGGTGGGACATATTGATAGGACCCGGAAAATGTCTTGATACAGACAAATATTTCATTGTTTGTTCAAATGTCATTGGTGGATGCCGGGGATCGACTGGTCCATCTTCAATTGATCCAGAAACAGGCAAGCCCTACGGCCTAAGTTTCCCTGTAATTACTATTAAAGATATGGTTAATGCCCAGAAGAAACTTCTTGACCATCTTGGCATTAGCAGCATTTATGCAGTTATAGGGGGGTCAATGGGAGGACTGCAGGTATTGCAATGGTCTGTATCCTACCCAGACTACATCAATAAGGCTATTGCGCTGGCAGCATCTGCCTATTCTTCTCCCCAGCAGATAGCTTTCAACGAAGTTGCCAGAATTGCGATAATTTCAGATCCTGAGTGGAATAAAGGAAATTACTACTATAGCAGACAGCCATCCCATGGCCTTGCTCTGGCGCGGATGATCGGGCATATTACTTATCTGAGTGACGAATCCATGAGAGAAAAATTCGGCAGGGAATTACAGGACAGGGACAGGTATAATTATGATCTTTCCATGGATTTCCAGGTTGAGAGTTATCTTCACTATAAAGGACGATCCTTTACAGAAAGATTTGATGCAAATTCATATCTTTACATAACAAAAGCAGTTGATTATTTTGATCTGACAGAAAATGGTTCATTAATAGACGGGTTAAAAGACATTAAGGCCAAGTGTCTGATAATTGCAGTTACATCCGACTGGTTGTATCCACCCTATCAATCAAAAGATATTGTAATGGCGCTAAATGCAAATAATGTTGATGTCACATATCGCGAGATTGAATCCAATTACGGCCACGATGCGTTTCTGCTAGAAGCCGGGCAGCTCAACTATGTAATTGGTGGTTTTCTAAACAATATCACTGTATCAGATATCATGAAATTGGATGTTGTGACCGTCCAGGAAGATATAAGCATAGAAGATGCTGCTCAAATAATGTTCGATAATGGAATAACACACCTGCCGGTTGTGTCTGATGATGAACAAATAAGAGGTATCATCACATCCTGGGATATTTCCAAAGCAGTAGCACTCAAATTCACCACACTTGATAGAATCCTTACCAAAAATGTGATAACATCAAGACCGGATGAGGGTATTGAAAAATGTGCCAGGAAAATGCAAAATAACAATATATCCGCTCTGCCGGTAATCGATGAAAATCGAAAGGTAATAGGAATCATAGGCAGTGATGAAATCAATAAAATGATCGGGAATCATCGATGTACCTGA
- a CDS encoding O-acetylhomoserine aminocarboxypropyltransferase/cysteine synthase family protein has product MKKENYGPNTLALHAGQVPDPATGSRAVPIYQTTSYYFKDTQHAANLFALNELGNIYTRLMNPTTDVLEKRVASIEGGTGALAVSSGMSAITLAILGITSPGDEIVSADNLYGGTYQLFNHTMPKLARTIKFVNSQKSDEFRKAINEKTKAIYLESIGNPKLDIPDFEKIADIAHSAGIPLIVDNTVGVSIVKPIDHGADIVVVSATKFIGGHGTSIGGLIVDSGNFDWSNGKFPEFTDPDPSYHGLSYWDSFSNFPEAGNIAFVMKLRVQLLRDLGPALSPFNSFLFLQGLETLPIRMEKHCENALQVALFLKDHPQVAWVNYPGLPDHPSHSLAQKYLKGKYGAILGFGIKGGIAAGQKFIESLELLSHVANIGDAKSLVIHPASTTHQQLTREERLQTGVTDDFIRISVGLEDPEDIINDIDQALKRSQKT; this is encoded by the coding sequence ATGAAGAAAGAAAACTACGGGCCAAATACTCTTGCATTACATGCCGGACAGGTTCCTGACCCTGCAACCGGATCAAGGGCTGTACCGATCTATCAAACTACCTCATACTATTTCAAAGACACACAGCATGCTGCAAACCTATTTGCATTAAATGAACTTGGAAATATATACACCAGATTGATGAACCCAACTACGGATGTTCTTGAGAAAAGAGTTGCTTCAATAGAAGGTGGTACAGGTGCACTGGCAGTATCATCAGGTATGTCTGCGATAACCCTTGCAATACTTGGAATAACAAGTCCTGGTGACGAAATAGTTTCAGCAGATAATCTTTATGGTGGAACATACCAGCTATTCAATCATACAATGCCAAAACTTGCAAGAACAATAAAGTTTGTCAACTCACAAAAATCAGATGAGTTTAGAAAGGCCATCAATGAAAAAACTAAAGCGATATACCTTGAATCAATAGGAAATCCAAAGCTTGATATCCCTGACTTTGAAAAAATCGCAGATATTGCGCACTCTGCAGGAATTCCACTGATAGTTGATAATACAGTAGGTGTCAGCATAGTAAAACCTATCGATCATGGAGCAGATATTGTAGTTGTGTCAGCTACCAAATTCATTGGAGGACATGGAACGTCCATTGGAGGATTGATTGTTGATTCCGGTAATTTTGACTGGAGCAATGGAAAATTTCCGGAATTTACCGATCCAGATCCAAGCTATCATGGATTAAGTTACTGGGATAGTTTTTCCAACTTTCCCGAAGCAGGAAACATTGCATTTGTTATGAAATTAAGAGTTCAGTTGCTCCGCGATCTTGGACCTGCATTAAGTCCGTTCAATTCATTCCTGTTCCTTCAGGGTCTGGAAACTCTTCCAATCCGAATGGAAAAACACTGCGAAAATGCTCTTCAAGTTGCCCTTTTCCTTAAAGATCATCCTCAGGTTGCATGGGTCAACTATCCAGGCCTTCCAGATCATCCATCACACAGCCTGGCACAAAAATACCTGAAAGGGAAATACGGTGCAATTCTGGGATTCGGAATCAAGGGAGGTATAGCTGCAGGACAGAAGTTCATTGAGAGCTTAGAATTATTATCTCATGTTGCAAACATTGGTGATGCAAAGAGTCTTGTTATTCACCCCGCATCAACCACCCATCAACAATTGACCAGGGAAGAAAGATTACAAACAGGTGTTACTGATGATTTCATCAGAATTTCAGTTGGACTTGAAGATCCTGAAGACATAATAAATGATATTGATCAGGCATTGAAGAGGTCGCAGAAAACATGA